From one Melioribacteraceae bacterium genomic stretch:
- a CDS encoding DUF4147 domain-containing protein, with protein MSSNSSQLRKHIESIYQAAIQSVTPKNLFQSSIKYINEILSIQGIDFDLRKYKKIYIIGAGKASTSMAIEIEDLLGNKISQGIVSSNISADSNTGKIEYIKASHPLPNENSLLAGNKILKLVKDANENDLVIALISGGGSSLLESLPESISLDDYKDFADCLIKSGMDIDKINTLRKAVSNIKGGKLAREIHPATCITLIISDVLGNKLESIASGLTYITRKEKYKPLELLDDYYLTKRIPESILRYLQQNFESNNLEDFYYKNNHHFILGDNLRAIKSAKGIAEQLGYETRIIRTDIIGEAKSVGEYIADFVTKRQKPDSPKCYLFGGETTVRVKGKGIGGRNQELALSTLIHLKDITNEFCFASIGTDGIDGPTDAAGAIINNFSMKKAIEFGIDPAIYLSENNSYEFFNKLDSLIKIGPTGTNVMDIQIMLLI; from the coding sequence ATGAGTTCTAATTCTTCCCAACTTCGTAAACACATAGAGTCAATTTATCAAGCTGCAATTCAAAGTGTCACGCCTAAAAATCTTTTCCAAAGTTCAATAAAATATATAAATGAAATTCTTTCAATTCAGGGAATCGATTTTGATCTAAGAAAATACAAGAAAATCTATATCATCGGCGCCGGTAAAGCATCTACAAGTATGGCAATCGAAATTGAAGATTTATTAGGAAATAAAATAAGTCAAGGAATTGTGTCATCAAATATTTCTGCTGATAGTAACACCGGCAAAATTGAATACATCAAAGCATCACATCCATTACCAAATGAAAATAGTTTATTAGCCGGCAACAAAATTCTTAAATTAGTAAAAGATGCGAACGAAAATGATTTAGTTATTGCATTAATATCCGGCGGAGGATCTTCTTTATTAGAATCATTACCGGAAAGTATTTCTTTGGATGACTACAAAGACTTTGCAGATTGCTTGATAAAAAGTGGAATGGATATTGATAAGATCAATACTCTACGTAAAGCTGTTTCGAATATTAAAGGCGGCAAACTTGCAAGAGAAATCCATCCGGCAACATGCATTACTCTAATCATTTCTGATGTACTTGGGAACAAACTTGAATCAATTGCTTCCGGCTTAACATATATAACGAGAAAAGAAAAGTATAAACCGCTTGAACTTCTAGATGATTATTATCTTACTAAGAGGATTCCTGAATCAATACTACGCTATCTTCAACAAAATTTTGAGAGTAATAATCTAGAAGATTTTTACTATAAGAATAATCATCATTTTATTCTTGGTGATAACTTAAGGGCAATAAAATCTGCAAAAGGTATAGCTGAACAATTAGGTTATGAAACGCGTATTATCAGAACAGATATAATAGGTGAAGCTAAATCAGTGGGAGAATATATTGCTGATTTTGTGACTAAACGACAAAAACCAGATAGTCCTAAATGCTATTTGTTTGGTGGCGAAACCACCGTCAGAGTAAAAGGAAAAGGAATTGGTGGAAGGAATCAAGAATTAGCTTTAAGCACATTGATACATCTCAAAGATATTACGAATGAATTTTGTTTTGCAAGCATTGGTACTGACGGAATTGACGGACCAACTGACGCTGCCGGAGCGATTATCAATAATTTTTCAATGAAAAAAGCGATAGAGTTCGGTATCGATCCGGCAATTTATTTAAGTGAAAACAACTCATACGAGTTTTTTAACAAACTCGATAGTTTGATCAAAATTGGTCCAACCGGCACAAATGTTATGGACATTCAAATAATGTTATTGATATAA
- a CDS encoding ATP-binding protein has product MTKNSLITSGNTNHQLNPLRILSAISIIAGTWSMLFEIYFFQGFQIELYLARVSFTFLSAIVFALTFRNFSRKIVNMLTHVLILGLISSFIFTIIMIPSTIYINSQILSLLIFTFAIIFSWEVTQQIIVAIYYNLLFAASIFYSDKNIFQLPNVLSLVLFVSFISLLSVAASAVIYKNRKKYIEKTNEIKFLFDNASVGILKINKDGKIIAANNYLLNLFEITDFEVEHNIFDILAPGEKERELIRNKILAGKYDHLEERIVGKSGEVKHLHIISKEIETDTNLKAIECIITDKTKEKQAEREKNLALEKLFEEAREKELIAQKVIDEKNQKIKLLAKINHEVRTPLNAILLYFDMIENKQLTTIEEFEEFAKTVKVSAESLLQVISNFIDFAKIEAGKIEIENEEFDLLKEVRSVTKLLSYLSEEKGNKLTLITKDMDNSSIVTDKIKYRQILINLIGNSIKFTKNGEIQISLETKQTEKRNGILTTKIQDTGRGIPPDLMEKIFEPFKTSADSSGREASSGLGLAICSEYVNLLGGKIVANSEFGIGTTVTFSINYKIAF; this is encoded by the coding sequence ATGACCAAGAATAGTTTAATCACATCAGGTAACACAAATCATCAACTGAATCCACTCCGAATTTTATCAGCTATTTCGATTATTGCCGGCACTTGGTCGATGCTTTTCGAAATATATTTTTTCCAAGGATTTCAAATTGAACTTTATTTAGCCAGAGTATCTTTTACTTTTCTTTCCGCTATTGTTTTTGCACTGACATTTAGAAATTTCTCCCGTAAAATTGTCAATATGTTAACTCACGTATTGATCTTAGGTCTTATATCCTCATTTATTTTTACAATTATTATGATACCCAGCACCATATATATAAACTCTCAGATATTATCATTATTAATTTTCACATTCGCAATTATTTTTAGCTGGGAAGTAACACAACAAATAATTGTAGCCATTTATTACAATTTATTATTTGCCGCTTCAATTTTCTATTCGGATAAAAATATTTTTCAGCTGCCCAATGTTCTTTCACTAGTTTTGTTTGTTAGTTTCATAAGTTTATTAAGTGTTGCCGCAAGTGCAGTTATATATAAAAATCGCAAGAAGTATATAGAGAAGACAAACGAAATAAAATTTCTTTTTGATAATGCCTCTGTTGGTATTTTGAAAATTAACAAAGACGGAAAAATCATTGCTGCGAATAATTACTTACTAAACTTATTTGAGATAACTGATTTTGAGGTAGAGCACAACATTTTTGATATTCTGGCTCCGGGAGAAAAAGAAAGAGAACTTATCAGAAATAAAATACTAGCTGGTAAATATGATCATCTTGAAGAAAGAATAGTAGGAAAAAGTGGCGAGGTAAAACACTTACACATAATATCAAAAGAAATTGAAACAGATACTAACTTAAAAGCGATTGAATGTATTATAACCGATAAGACAAAAGAAAAACAAGCCGAACGCGAAAAAAATCTTGCACTTGAAAAGTTATTTGAAGAAGCAAGAGAAAAAGAACTTATTGCTCAAAAAGTTATTGATGAAAAGAATCAAAAAATAAAATTGCTTGCAAAAATTAATCATGAAGTTAGAACACCTTTAAATGCGATTCTCCTATACTTCGATATGATTGAGAACAAGCAACTAACCACTATTGAAGAATTTGAAGAATTTGCTAAGACTGTAAAAGTCAGTGCTGAATCTTTACTGCAGGTAATAAGTAATTTTATAGATTTTGCAAAAATTGAAGCCGGCAAAATCGAAATTGAAAATGAAGAGTTTGATCTTCTAAAGGAAGTTAGATCAGTCACTAAACTTTTAAGCTACCTATCTGAGGAAAAGGGAAATAAATTAACTTTAATAACAAAAGACATGGACAATTCTTCTATTGTAACTGATAAAATTAAATACCGCCAAATATTGATCAATTTAATCGGTAATTCTATTAAGTTTACCAAGAATGGGGAAATACAAATTTCGCTGGAAACCAAACAAACAGAGAAGAGAAATGGAATATTGACTACAAAAATACAAGATACAGGAAGAGGAATTCCGCCTGATTTAATGGAGAAGATTTTTGAACCATTTAAGACAAGTGCAGATAGTTCCGGTAGAGAAGCATCAAGCGGTTTAGGTTTAGCAATCTGTAGCGAATATGTAAACTTGCTTGGTGGAAAAATTGTAGCGAATAGCGAGTTTGGTATCGGTACTACAGTAACCTTTTCGATTAATTATAAGATTGCTTTCTAA
- a CDS encoding cation diffusion facilitator family transporter, with amino-acid sequence MSHNHRPPYNRAFFIGISLNVIYIIVEFIYGLISNSMALIADAGHNLSDVLGLILAWGASYLATKTPTNRRTYGFRKSTVLASLTNAVILLIAVGAIAFESIKRFSEPQVIESETIIYVAAIGVIINGITAYLFFADHKHDLNIKGAFLHMAADAAVSLGVVIAAIFIGLTGFSWIDPVVSLIIVIVITIGTWGLLKESLNLSLDAVPKNIDLEAVQKYFLNLKNVKNIHDLHIWAMSTTETALTAHLYMPDSNVDDDFIEKINNDLRKQFDINHATIQIERTEICNECNMIGNI; translated from the coding sequence ATGTCACACAATCATAGACCACCATATAATAGAGCATTTTTTATCGGCATCAGCTTAAATGTAATATACATTATCGTCGAGTTTATTTATGGTTTAATATCAAATTCAATGGCTCTAATTGCTGATGCTGGACATAATCTTAGTGATGTACTCGGCTTAATCTTAGCTTGGGGAGCTTCCTATTTAGCAACAAAAACTCCAACAAATAGACGCACGTATGGATTTAGAAAGTCAACAGTTCTGGCATCATTAACAAACGCTGTAATTCTTTTAATAGCTGTCGGTGCAATTGCTTTTGAATCAATAAAAAGATTTTCAGAACCGCAAGTTATTGAAAGTGAAACAATAATTTATGTCGCAGCTATCGGTGTCATAATTAATGGAATTACAGCTTATTTATTTTTTGCAGACCACAAGCATGATTTAAATATAAAAGGTGCGTTTTTACACATGGCCGCCGATGCCGCGGTATCTCTGGGTGTAGTGATTGCAGCAATATTTATTGGTTTAACCGGTTTTTCATGGATTGACCCGGTTGTAAGTTTAATTATTGTAATAGTTATTACAATTGGCACATGGGGTTTATTGAAAGAATCTCTTAATCTATCTTTAGATGCTGTTCCAAAAAATATTGATCTTGAAGCCGTCCAAAAATATTTTCTGAATTTAAAAAATGTGAAGAATATTCATGATCTTCATATTTGGGCAATGAGCACAACCGAAACAGCTTTAACCGCCCATCTCTATATGCCGGATTCAAATGTTGACGATGACTTCATTGAAAAAATTAATAATGATTTGCGTAAGCAATTTGATATAAATCATGCGACAATTCAAATTGAACGAACAGAAATTTGTAATGAGTGTAACATGATCGGAAATATTTAA
- a CDS encoding DUF4301 family protein: MNTKEFVDKMNLTIEDLKLIEEHGLTLSQVSYQVEQLKKGTKYLKLSEACTVENGILRISGNEKQKFIKIYEDHVKSNLVIKFVPASGAASRMFKKLESFMLASENLALDQNYTSDEKTYIQHFFKNIKNFPFYTELSEVLEKNKLNIEKLLLEKKFKEILEFLLTPHGMNYSNLPKALIQFHQYKNESRVSLEEQIVEAIEYIKSSEQSINLHFTISEDMKGEFEAKANLLAKKYRSKCEISTSFSFQKKSTDTVALDSNQNIFRENDKILFRPGGHGALIENLNELDADLIFIKNIDNVQREENLSVTIDNKKLLGGLLIKYQSQIHSYITKLNISYDINFIEEIEEFLSKELGYQFDLGYTNYSLDEKQKYLLDFLNRPIRVCGVVVNEGHPGGGPFWVEDENGNFTKQIVEGNQIKLEDDKQRQIYNSSTHFNPVDIVCGIKDAKRKKFDLIKYVDNQAVLVSKKSKDGKELNALELPGLWNGGMSDWITIFVEVPSATFTPVKEVNDLLKNYHLGSL, from the coding sequence GTGAATACCAAAGAGTTCGTAGATAAAATGAATTTGACCATTGAGGACTTAAAATTAATTGAAGAACATGGATTAACTTTATCTCAAGTAAGCTACCAAGTTGAGCAACTTAAGAAGGGGACAAAATATTTAAAACTTTCTGAAGCATGTACTGTCGAGAACGGAATCTTGAGGATATCCGGTAATGAAAAACAAAAATTTATAAAAATTTATGAAGATCACGTTAAATCCAATCTCGTTATAAAATTCGTACCAGCATCCGGTGCCGCAAGTAGAATGTTCAAGAAGCTGGAAAGTTTTATGTTGGCAAGTGAGAACCTAGCTCTTGATCAAAATTATACTTCAGACGAAAAAACGTACATCCAACATTTTTTTAAGAACATAAAAAATTTTCCCTTTTACACCGAATTAAGTGAAGTACTTGAAAAGAATAAATTAAATATTGAAAAGTTATTACTCGAGAAAAAATTCAAAGAAATTTTAGAATTCTTATTAACCCCGCATGGAATGAATTATTCCAACCTTCCCAAAGCGCTAATACAATTTCACCAGTATAAAAATGAATCAAGAGTTTCATTAGAAGAGCAAATTGTTGAAGCAATCGAATATATTAAAAGTAGCGAACAAAGTATTAACCTGCACTTTACAATTTCCGAGGATATGAAAGGTGAGTTTGAAGCAAAAGCAAATCTGCTAGCCAAAAAATATAGATCTAAATGTGAAATCAGTACATCATTTTCGTTTCAGAAAAAATCTACAGACACAGTAGCACTTGATTCCAACCAAAATATTTTTCGTGAAAATGACAAAATACTTTTTAGACCGGGTGGGCATGGTGCTTTAATCGAAAATCTTAATGAACTTGACGCTGATTTAATATTTATTAAAAATATTGATAATGTTCAGCGAGAAGAAAATTTAAGTGTTACCATCGATAACAAAAAATTACTTGGTGGTTTACTTATTAAATATCAGTCACAAATACATTCCTATATTACAAAACTTAATATATCATACGATATCAATTTTATTGAAGAAATAGAGGAGTTTTTAAGTAAAGAACTCGGTTATCAATTCGATTTGGGATATACAAATTATAGCTTAGACGAAAAACAAAAGTATTTATTGGATTTTTTGAACAGACCGATTAGAGTCTGTGGAGTTGTAGTAAACGAGGGACATCCCGGAGGCGGACCATTTTGGGTTGAAGATGAAAATGGAAACTTCACAAAGCAAATTGTTGAAGGCAATCAGATTAAACTTGAAGATGATAAACAAAGACAGATATATAATTCTTCTACGCACTTTAATCCGGTTGATATTGTATGCGGAATAAAGGATGCGAAAAGAAAAAAATTTGACTTGATAAAGTATGTTGATAATCAAGCTGTTCTCGTTTCCAAGAAATCCAAAGATGGTAAGGAGTTAAATGCTCTCGAATTACCCGGTTTATGGAACGGGGGAATGTCTGATTGGATTACAATTTTCGTTGAAGTCCCAAGTGCAACTTTTACACCGGTCAAAGAAGTAAATGACCTTTTAAAAAATTATCATCTCGGATCACTTTGA
- a CDS encoding Ser-Thr-rich GPI-anchored membrane family protein codes for MKNLILFFLLILLFASCRNENYTPTEVNELFDFDPDFEVFHKPQKGNIFYLGDEIDVEYRVFSNSDFINLYAEKKGSIMFTIAENVPNTGQFKWQTNKQMIPSVHYQIRIVNPNNQDIYALSERFGIISK; via the coding sequence ATGAAAAATTTAATTTTATTTTTTTTATTGATTCTCTTATTTGCTTCATGCCGAAATGAAAATTATACCCCCACTGAAGTTAACGAACTATTTGATTTTGATCCGGATTTTGAAGTTTTTCACAAACCGCAAAAGGGAAATATTTTCTATTTAGGTGACGAAATTGATGTAGAATACCGTGTGTTTTCAAATTCTGATTTCATTAATTTGTATGCAGAAAAAAAAGGCAGCATAATGTTCACTATTGCTGAAAACGTACCAAATACCGGTCAATTCAAGTGGCAAACAAATAAGCAGATGATTCCATCGGTTCATTACCAGATACGCATTGTTAATCCGAATAACCAGGACATTTATGCGTTAAGCGAAAGATTTGGAATAATTTCAAAGTGA
- a CDS encoding ATP-binding protein produces the protein MNSKEFSIASNYTEVTPVCKEIRSFCLDENIKPSDCSEIEICLIEALNNIVKHAYKEDFTKSIQIKVDINNNEIMIQLFDSGISRKEFKKPTLEYDPEDIENLPEGGMGLYIIDQLMDEISYKVLDGVNIFSMKKKF, from the coding sequence ATGAATAGCAAAGAATTCTCAATAGCGAGCAATTATACGGAAGTCACCCCCGTTTGTAAGGAGATAAGATCTTTTTGCCTGGATGAAAATATAAAACCTTCAGATTGCAGCGAAATAGAAATATGCTTAATAGAAGCTCTAAACAATATTGTTAAACATGCTTACAAAGAGGACTTCACCAAATCGATCCAAATAAAAGTTGATATTAACAATAATGAGATTATGATTCAGCTATTTGATAGTGGAATCTCACGTAAAGAATTTAAAAAACCTACATTGGAATATGATCCAGAAGATATAGAAAACTTGCCTGAGGGAGGTATGGGTTTGTACATAATTGATCAACTTATGGACGAAATATCATACAAAGTTCTTGATGGTGTAAATATTTTTTCCATGAAAAAGAAATTTTAG
- a CDS encoding tetratricopeptide repeat protein: protein MKILIPLLLIVSVLLGQDSTKSEAFKRDLPKGKSTLHQPKYPSYPLLTGFLLQQEANSGDPFAQHELGIRLLLGNGFAPDTSKAIFWIQKAASQNISAAQFNLAIMYYNGIGVEWNPFLAYLNFKASADAGMAEGQFAFGIFFTENFVVNKDLSNAYRWFKKAADKDYEPARESIAYLIKQGYNPVDIENDGKNSNEEEKESTQSSSLMHQDWEVSFFEFEEDTLTDEQEKEIVEELFTKNKDELKQKLGVSEIRNEELIKDTSSLGIINFAADNGSPEALYISAKAAEMGIVVENNLIDAAFKYLRSYRLGSQKAAFRLYQLTREREIFRLLKGQVDKDNPDAMYTWAGLVALGFDNSLTDKQAYELLVKAVAQNHINSMIEIGLNYFNGSLVEKDKEKAFEYWEKASNLGSREADVRIAFAKISETKENYSDEINTLRLAANQGSVLAQSALAYCYENGIGVKIRKSMAAKLYRQAASRGNENAYNSLKRMYDELRPALEEFQIYKEKSL from the coding sequence TTGAAAATACTAATACCACTCTTATTAATTGTTTCGGTGCTGCTAGGACAAGATTCAACAAAAAGTGAAGCATTTAAACGTGATTTGCCGAAAGGAAAATCCACACTTCATCAACCAAAATATCCATCCTATCCTTTATTAACCGGATTCCTACTTCAACAAGAAGCAAATAGCGGCGATCCATTTGCTCAACACGAGCTGGGTATTAGATTACTTCTTGGTAATGGATTCGCACCGGATACTTCAAAAGCAATTTTTTGGATTCAAAAAGCTGCTAGTCAAAATATTTCGGCTGCTCAATTTAATCTCGCGATAATGTACTATAACGGAATTGGTGTAGAGTGGAATCCTTTTTTAGCTTACTTAAATTTCAAGGCTTCCGCAGATGCCGGAATGGCGGAGGGACAATTTGCTTTTGGTATTTTCTTTACTGAAAACTTTGTTGTCAATAAAGATCTTTCCAACGCATATCGTTGGTTTAAAAAGGCAGCGGACAAAGATTATGAACCGGCTAGAGAATCAATTGCATATTTAATTAAGCAAGGATATAATCCGGTTGATATTGAAAATGATGGCAAAAATTCAAATGAAGAAGAGAAAGAAAGCACTCAATCATCATCGCTTATGCATCAAGATTGGGAAGTTTCCTTTTTTGAATTTGAAGAAGATACTTTAACTGATGAGCAGGAAAAAGAAATTGTTGAAGAATTATTTACAAAGAATAAAGATGAGCTTAAACAAAAGCTTGGTGTTTCCGAAATCAGAAACGAGGAACTTATTAAAGACACAAGTTCTTTAGGAATAATCAATTTTGCTGCCGATAACGGAAGCCCAGAAGCACTGTATATTTCTGCGAAAGCAGCGGAAATGGGAATCGTTGTAGAAAATAATTTAATAGATGCTGCATTCAAATACCTACGTTCCTATCGACTCGGTTCACAAAAAGCAGCATTCAGGCTATATCAATTAACAAGGGAAAGAGAAATATTTAGATTACTAAAAGGGCAAGTTGACAAAGATAATCCGGACGCAATGTATACCTGGGCTGGTTTAGTTGCTCTCGGTTTTGACAATAGCTTAACCGATAAGCAAGCGTATGAATTATTGGTAAAGGCTGTCGCTCAAAATCACATTAACTCGATGATAGAGATCGGATTAAACTATTTTAACGGCAGTTTGGTTGAAAAGGACAAAGAGAAAGCATTTGAGTATTGGGAAAAAGCCTCTAACTTGGGAAGCCGTGAAGCAGATGTTAGAATAGCATTCGCAAAAATCTCCGAAACTAAGGAAAATTATTCCGATGAAATAAATACTTTACGACTTGCAGCCAATCAAGGTTCTGTTCTTGCACAATCTGCTTTAGCTTATTGTTACGAGAATGGAATCGGAGTAAAAATAAGAAAATCTATGGCTGCTAAATTATATAGACAAGCGGCTTCAAGAGGAAATGAAAACGCATATAATTCTTTAAAAAGAATGTATGATGAATTAAGACCTGCCTTAGAAGAATTTCAAATCTATAAAGAAAAGTCATTGTAA
- a CDS encoding redox-sensing transcriptional repressor Rex: protein MFNEIKGIVLRITPEPTMRRLPHYLHFLHRQAENGVTRISSTVISTELSLDATQVRKDLEYTGVKGRPKTGFVVEELIKAINEFLDWHLEKAAFLVGAGNLGSAMLGYKRFNDYGLNIIAAFDSDETKIGTHIYNTPIFSIDKIPAMAQKMNVKIGVITVPAFAAQQAADLLIEGGIKAIWNFAPMNIRVPQNIVVENAQFSESLAALSRKLVEINYKEK from the coding sequence ATGTTTAATGAAATTAAAGGAATTGTTTTGAGGATTACACCTGAACCAACTATGAGGAGATTACCTCATTATCTGCACTTTCTGCACAGACAAGCAGAAAATGGAGTAACAAGGATTTCGAGCACTGTTATTTCAACTGAGCTTTCTCTTGATGCCACACAGGTTAGGAAAGATCTTGAATATACCGGCGTTAAAGGCAGACCCAAAACAGGTTTTGTTGTAGAGGAATTAATTAAAGCAATTAATGAATTTTTAGATTGGCATTTAGAAAAAGCTGCTTTTCTTGTCGGTGCAGGAAACTTAGGTTCAGCTATGTTGGGATACAAAAGATTTAATGACTATGGATTAAATATTATTGCAGCTTTTGATAGTGATGAAACAAAAATTGGGACACATATTTACAACACCCCTATATTCAGCATCGATAAAATTCCAGCCATGGCGCAAAAGATGAACGTAAAAATAGGTGTAATAACAGTGCCAGCATTCGCTGCTCAGCAAGCGGCAGACTTATTAATTGAGGGTGGAATAAAAGCTATTTGGAATTTTGCTCCAATGAATATTAGAGTTCCCCAAAATATAGTTGTGGAAAATGCACAATTTTCTGAGAGTCTTGCAGCTCTTTCAAGAAAGCTAGTTGAAATTAATTATAAAGAAAAATAA
- the ccsA gene encoding cytochrome c biogenesis protein CcsA, with protein MKSIIWKILLFVLMTFVIVAGISFEIVKSPSAWNQFPMIPGLEEKAKIIFFHVPTAWLAVIAFLMAMIYGVKYLVKGNLDNDAKSNAALQLGFIFSILATVTGSIWAKFTWGAFWHWDPRETSIFILLLIYGSLFALRSAVENEDKRARLSAVYSIIAFLTVPFFIFIMPRIMTGLHPGSANDDTAGPVVDFKMDANMMLVFYLSLFAFTILYFWMWQISYKSIIIKDKLSKKII; from the coding sequence ATGAAAAGCATAATTTGGAAGATACTCTTATTTGTTTTAATGACTTTTGTGATTGTTGCCGGAATTTCATTTGAGATTGTGAAGTCACCATCAGCTTGGAACCAATTTCCGATGATCCCTGGTTTGGAAGAAAAAGCAAAAATAATTTTCTTTCACGTTCCGACAGCATGGCTTGCTGTAATAGCTTTCTTGATGGCAATGATTTACGGTGTTAAATATTTAGTAAAGGGAAATCTTGATAATGATGCAAAGTCAAATGCTGCTCTTCAACTTGGATTTATATTCTCGATTCTTGCAACCGTAACCGGTTCAATCTGGGCTAAGTTTACTTGGGGTGCATTCTGGCATTGGGATCCTCGCGAAACATCAATTTTTATTTTATTACTAATATATGGTTCTTTATTTGCACTTCGTTCAGCTGTAGAAAATGAAGATAAACGGGCAAGACTTTCAGCCGTTTATTCAATAATTGCTTTTCTAACGGTACCATTCTTTATTTTTATTATGCCGAGGATTATGACAGGTTTACATCCCGGTTCAGCAAATGATGATACAGCCGGTCCGGTGGTTGATTTTAAAATGGATGCAAATATGATGCTAGTATTTTACTTATCACTTTTCGCGTTTACAATTTTATATTTTTGGATGTGGCAAATCAGTTACAAGTCAATAATTATTAAAGATAAACTTTCGAAAAAAATAATCTGA
- a CDS encoding CcmD family protein, whose amino-acid sequence MNLEGLYDFLNNNSIYIVLFIVLVVWLGIFTFLWNTDKRLKKIEEELKIEGSKQNEK is encoded by the coding sequence GTGAATTTGGAAGGCTTATACGATTTTTTAAATAATAATTCAATTTATATAGTACTCTTTATTGTTTTGGTCGTCTGGTTGGGAATTTTTACTTTTCTATGGAACACAGATAAAAGATTAAAGAAAATAGAAGAAGAATTAAAGATTGAAGGGAGTAAACAAAATGAAAAATAA
- a CDS encoding cytochrome c maturation protein CcmE, with translation MKNKYLFGGGIIIVFLALMSYLFTQTNVSYEEDFAEIVHSTKTVKATGEWVKSKNYRLDNEKKIFSFYMKDYKGNEMRVVYNGVMPNNFESSTSVVVTGKYQDGYFYATDILTKCPSKYEEQFDETASS, from the coding sequence ATGAAAAATAAATATTTGTTCGGCGGTGGGATTATCATCGTTTTCTTAGCATTGATGTCTTATCTTTTTACACAGACAAATGTTAGTTATGAGGAAGATTTTGCCGAAATTGTGCATTCAACAAAAACCGTAAAAGCTACCGGTGAATGGGTAAAATCAAAAAATTATCGATTAGATAATGAAAAGAAAATATTTTCTTTCTATATGAAAGATTATAAAGGAAACGAAATGAGAGTTGTTTATAATGGAGTAATGCCGAACAATTTTGAATCATCTACAAGTGTTGTTGTAACAGGTAAATACCAAGACGGTTATTTTTATGCAACGGATATTCTCACCAAATGTCCTTCAAAATATGAAGAGCAATTTGACGAAACCGCAAGCTCTTAA